Below is a genomic region from Microbacterium sp. KUDC0406.
CGCGACGCCGGGCAACCTGATGGTGCAGGAGCCAGGCGGCTACCGTTTCGGGGACTACTGGAGGCTCGGCCTGCCGTGCCTGTTGCTGTTCGCCGTCGTCGCGATCTTCGTGGTGCCGCTGATCTGGCCGTTCTGAGCCGCCTCCGCAGGGGCTCCCTCAGAGCGGCAGCAGCAGCGGCACGAGCAGCATGCTCACCACCAGTGCGATGAGCGTGAACGGCGTGCCGATCCTGACGAAGTCCGCGAAACGGTAGCGGCCGGGCTCGACGACGAGGGTGTTCACCGGCGACGACACCGGCGTCATGAACGCCGACGATGCGGCGAGCGCCACCATCATCGCGAACGGATACGGCGAGGCGTCCAGGTGCACGGCTGTGGAGATCGCGATCGGCGCCATGAGCACGGCCGTCGCGGTGTTCGACACGAACAGGCCGATCACGGCGGTCAGCAGGAAGACGGCGCCGAGCAGCACCGTCGGCCCGGCACCGCCGAGGGCCGCGAGCAGACCGTCGACGACCAGGTCGACGCCGCCGGTGCGCTGCAGCGCGAGGGCGAACGGCAGCATGCCGACGATCAGCAGCAGGGTGGGCCAGTGGATGGCACGGTACGCGCTGACCATGTCGACGCAGCGGAAGATCCCCATCAGCAGGCAGGCGATCAGTGCCGCGATGACGTTCGGCACGATGCCGGTGACCATGAGCACGACCATCACGAGCACGCTGGCGATCGCGAAGATCGCCTGATTGGCTGCGGGGGCGACCTCGGCCGACTCGGCGGGGAGATCGAGCAGGATGTAGTCGCGACGGAAGCGGCCGAGCGCCTTCACCGCGTCCCATGAGCCGGTGACGAGCATGGTGTCTCCCGCCGCGAGCCGCACATCGGCGAAGTCGCTCTCGACGGTGCGGCCGCCGTGCCGCACGCCGACGACCCGCAGCCCGTGCGCGGCGTCGAACCGCAGCATCCGCACGCTCCTGCCGATGGCCGCGGAGTCCGGGGCGACGAGAGCCTCGGCCATACCGACCTGGCGGGAGTAGTCCTCGAAGAATCCCTCGGTCATCGGCTGCGGCTCCAGGCGCAGCCGGCGCAGGTCGGATGCCGGGAATCCGGCATCCGTGAACAGCATGTCGCCCTTGGCGACCACGACGTCCTCGGCGGTCAGGTGCACGGTCCGCCGGAACAGGCGGGAGCGCTCGATCATCATCACCCGCGCGCGACCGCCGTCCTGCAGGTCGAGGTCTGCCAGCCGGCTGCCGATCAGCGGTGAGCGGGCTGCGACGCGGAAGCGGTGGGTCCGGGCATCCACTCGGTAGTCGGCGATCAGGCTGCCGAAGGTGCGTCGCGAGTCCTCCGTCGCACCGGCCTCGCCGGCGAGGAAGCGGCGGGCGATGAGCATGTAGCCGATGCCGAGCGCCAGGATCACCAGCCCGAACGGCGTGATCGTGAAGAATCCGAAGCCCGTCAGGCCGGCGCGCTGCAGCTCGGCGTCGATCACCAGGTTCGGAGTGGTGGCGATGAGCGTCAGCATGCCGCTGATGAGGCCGGCGAAGCTCAGCGGCATCATCAGCATGCGGGTGGGGATGCCGGTGCGCGTGGCGATGCTCACCGCGACCGGGATGAAGATCGCCACGACGCCCGTCGAGCTCATCACCGCGCCGAGCAGAGCGACCGACAGCATGAGCAGCACGATCAGGCGGGCTGCGCTCGCCCCGCGGTGCGGGCGAGCCAGTCGCCGAGCCGGTACGTGACGCCGGTGCGCGAGAGCCCCTCGCCGACGACGAAGAGCGCCGCGATCAGCACGACGTTCGGATCGGCGAACCCGGCGAGCGTCTCGGGCACCGTGAGGATGCCGGTGAGCGGCAGCGCCACGATCATGATGACCGCGACGACATCCATGCGTGGCCGCCCGATCGCGAACATCGCCACGGCTGCGACGAGCAGCACCAGCACGATCGCGAGGTCGGTGGTCATCGGTGGTCTCTCACATCACTCGTCGTGCAGGGGTCGACCTGCCGGCGCCGGATGCCCGGACGACGGCAGATCGCGGGGGTCAGGCCAGGGCCTTGGCCTTCAGCTTCTCGTACTCCTCGGTGGTGATGGTGCCCGCGGCGAGCAGCTTCGCGGCGTCCGCGATCTCGTCGGAGGCGCTCTTGCCTGCGGCCTGGCGGATGTAGGCGTCGGTGGCCTGCTGCGCCTGTCGCGCCTGCGCGGCGCTGCGCTCGGCCATGCCCCTGCCTCGCGCGATCAGGTAGACCAGCGCGGTGAGCCACGGCACGAAGATCAGGAAGATGATCCATACCGCCTTCCATCCGCCGCCCAGCTCGCGGTCGCGGAACAGGTCGCCGAAGATCGAGAACAGCACCATCAGATAGGCGACGAAGATGAAGATCTCGAAGAAGAACCAGAGCAGCTGCCAGAAGTCCATGACGTGCCTTTCGTCGGTTGAAGTCGTCGATTCGAACGTTAGTGGTTTCCTGCCGCGATGTGGGGTGCGCGCGGGCGATCCGGTCCATAATCGAGCCAGAAGAGGCGGAACGGGGCCATCATGAGCGACGTC
It encodes:
- a CDS encoding SHOCT domain-containing protein is translated as MDFWQLLWFFFEIFIFVAYLMVLFSIFGDLFRDRELGGGWKAVWIIFLIFVPWLTALVYLIARGRGMAERSAAQARQAQQATDAYIRQAAGKSASDEIADAAKLLAAGTITTEEYEKLKAKALA